A genomic region of Christiangramia sp. OXR-203 contains the following coding sequences:
- a CDS encoding phosphatase PAP2 family protein, with amino-acid sequence MLIYLQNFKSSFWTVIIVCCLLFAQFSYAQDTSETIPQVGTVQKIGDVILIALPVATLGTSLIKGDNEGAWQFTKGLLLTEAVTFGLKLGVNKQRPDMSNDNSFPSGHTSTVFHSAGYIHRRYGFKYSIPAYALAGFTAASRIDSKKHDILDVLAGTAIGLGSNLVFTTEYQQEHMELTYDNFEGNHLIGFKYKF; translated from the coding sequence ATGCTTATCTATTTGCAAAATTTCAAATCTTCATTTTGGACAGTAATCATCGTTTGCTGTCTTCTATTTGCTCAGTTTTCTTATGCTCAGGATACAAGTGAGACCATTCCACAAGTTGGCACAGTACAAAAAATAGGTGACGTAATATTGATTGCTTTACCTGTTGCGACTTTAGGAACCAGCTTGATTAAGGGGGATAATGAAGGAGCCTGGCAATTTACAAAGGGGCTATTACTTACAGAAGCAGTCACATTTGGTTTAAAATTAGGGGTAAATAAGCAAAGACCAGATATGAGTAATGATAATTCTTTCCCATCAGGACATACCTCTACCGTTTTTCATAGTGCAGGATATATACATAGAAGATATGGTTTTAAATATAGTATACCTGCCTATGCTCTTGCGGGATTTACAGCCGCAAGTCGTATAGATTCCAAGAAACATGATATCCTGGATGTTCTTGCCGGAACAGCAATTGGTTTGGGAAGCAACTTAGTCTTCACGACAGAGTATCAACAGGAGCACATGGAATTAACTTATGATAATTTTGAAGGGAATCATTTGATCGGCTTTAAATACAAATTTTAG
- a CDS encoding NAD-dependent epimerase/dehydratase family protein: MKILVTGAAGFIGSHLAEKLHSMGHEVIGMDNFSGYYNVHLKRQNANQLRSFGIPMIEQDICVDFLVTILPRDFDYVFHCAAQPGISSTSTFEDYLNNNIIATHHLTDFANQHLNLKLFINIGTSSIYGSDVYCDEEQMAKPVSNYGVTKLAAEQIAMTHSRLGNFPACSLRLYSVYGSRERPDKMFSQLIKCGLNGREFPLFLGSLTHKRSFTHIKDIVEGIVSVIGKEKLCDGQIINLGTDKEYTTEEGMQVVEKLLKTKIQSKEKPARSGDQLRTKAVIIKARDLLNYNPTVLLEEGVQEQIDWFKSQ, encoded by the coding sequence ATGAAAATATTAGTAACCGGTGCAGCTGGTTTTATTGGTTCCCACCTTGCTGAAAAATTGCATTCTATGGGACATGAAGTAATTGGGATGGATAACTTTTCAGGTTACTATAACGTCCATTTAAAAAGGCAGAATGCCAACCAATTACGCAGTTTTGGAATTCCTATGATCGAGCAGGATATCTGCGTAGATTTTTTAGTTACAATTCTACCCAGAGATTTTGATTATGTTTTTCATTGTGCTGCGCAACCTGGAATCTCAAGTACTTCTACGTTTGAAGATTATCTAAATAATAACATCATTGCGACACATCATTTAACCGATTTTGCAAATCAACATCTTAATTTAAAGTTATTTATCAATATTGGGACTTCATCGATTTATGGTTCCGATGTATATTGTGATGAAGAACAAATGGCAAAACCGGTATCTAACTATGGGGTCACGAAACTTGCTGCTGAACAAATAGCCATGACCCATTCCCGACTTGGGAATTTTCCTGCCTGCTCTCTAAGGTTATATTCAGTTTATGGATCTCGGGAACGCCCGGATAAAATGTTCAGTCAGTTAATTAAATGTGGTTTGAATGGGAGAGAGTTCCCTTTATTTTTAGGTAGCCTCACTCATAAACGCAGTTTTACGCATATTAAAGATATTGTTGAAGGAATTGTAAGTGTAATAGGTAAGGAGAAGCTATGTGATGGGCAGATAATTAATCTTGGAACTGATAAAGAATACACTACAGAGGAAGGTATGCAGGTTGTTGAAAAATTACTCAAAACCAAAATTCAGAGTAAGGAAAAACCCGCTCGTAGTGGCGATCAATTGCGTACGAAAGCAGTTATTATTAAAGCAAGAGATTTACTTAATTATAATCCCACGGTGCTTCTTGAAGAAGGAGTGCAGGAACAGATCGATTGGTTTAAAAGTCAATGA
- a CDS encoding PepSY-like domain-containing protein: MKKLILGVGMVVVAMTTIAFTSENKDKVPQVVKNAFAKKFPTAKKVEWEKENETEWEAEFKMNNVEYSANFLANGTWQETEHEMKTNDVTQNILSSLKSNFPGYEIEEVEISETSKGSFYEFEIEKGKIEMEVTLDSSGTIIKKQMEEEEDKD, from the coding sequence ATGAAAAAATTAATTTTAGGGGTAGGAATGGTTGTAGTGGCAATGACTACCATAGCATTCACTTCAGAAAATAAGGATAAAGTTCCTCAGGTCGTTAAAAACGCTTTTGCAAAAAAATTTCCCACAGCAAAAAAGGTGGAATGGGAAAAAGAAAATGAAACCGAATGGGAAGCTGAATTTAAAATGAACAATGTTGAATATTCAGCTAATTTCTTAGCAAATGGCACTTGGCAGGAAACCGAGCACGAAATGAAAACCAACGACGTTACACAGAATATTTTATCCTCGTTAAAGTCAAACTTTCCAGGATATGAGATAGAAGAAGTTGAAATATCTGAAACTTCTAAAGGGTCTTTCTATGAATTTGAAATTGAAAAAGGGAAGATAGAAATGGAAGTTACTCTTGATAGTAGCGGTACTATTATAAAAAAGCAAATGGAAGAAGAGGAAGACAAAGATTAA
- a CDS encoding lipid-A-disaccharide synthase N-terminal domain-containing protein, whose protein sequence is MSSWLIYTIGFSAQLLFSGRSILQWIISEKQKKVLTPVLFWQLSLIASFLLFMYGYLRNDFAIMLGQILTYFIYIRNMHLQNQWLKFPKMLRWFLYIFPFIILYIGYNNHVYDRAKLFQNDNIPLWLLLLGIIAQVIFTLRFVYQWFYSEKRKVSSLPLGFWFLSLFGSLMILIYAIFRKDPVLLLGHSLGIFLYVRNILILKTESKIL, encoded by the coding sequence ATGAGTAGTTGGTTAATTTATACTATTGGTTTTTCTGCTCAATTATTATTTTCAGGTCGTTCTATTTTACAATGGATAATTTCTGAAAAACAAAAGAAGGTGCTTACCCCCGTATTATTCTGGCAACTGAGTTTGATAGCTTCTTTTCTATTATTCATGTATGGTTATTTACGCAATGATTTTGCCATCATGCTGGGCCAAATACTGACCTATTTCATTTACATACGCAATATGCATCTGCAAAATCAATGGCTGAAATTCCCGAAAATGCTGCGTTGGTTTTTATATATTTTTCCATTTATCATTCTTTATATTGGCTATAATAACCATGTTTATGATCGCGCTAAATTATTTCAGAATGATAACATTCCGCTTTGGCTTTTGTTATTAGGTATTATAGCTCAAGTGATTTTTACTTTGCGCTTTGTTTATCAATGGTTTTATTCTGAAAAGCGGAAAGTTTCTTCCCTGCCTTTGGGTTTTTGGTTCCTAAGCTTATTTGGTTCTTTAATGATTCTTATTTATGCAATATTTAGGAAAGATCCTGTGTTACTTTTAGGTCATTCATTAGGCATTTTTCTATACGTTCGAAATATTTTGATCCTTAAAACCGAATCTAAGATCCTTTAG
- a CDS encoding ArnT family glycosyltransferase gives MTLKNTTDRFYLLFICLAFICLIIGLGSYGLAESSEARYAEISREMFLSGDYLNPQLLGIFHFHKPPITYYITSLGYKIFGINEFGARFFLQVAIVIQLLLIYGLAHLLFRSRKIAFLSGLIYFSMPIVLISSRNLTTDAYLTTFIMAAIFSWQYYISNKKLPFLYLFYILLGLSLLTKGPVALLFVLVYIFTYKIICKSGFKINTHHVFGVLICLTIGASWFLLLVVENPKLWDYFIEKQIAGRMTGSSFSERAKPFWYFIPIIFGLLLPWLVGSIPTFKFKLKSLYKTKNQSLVLLISSSLLILLFSVFRTKLILYILPVFWMMVIYIAKQLESLDKESKKCISLVYLIILTILFIGLLICWFSEFEFINIHTSAIITSFLVTIFSFAVHYFIENDKKYKPAVVGAIFSGAVLLISSTILKTNSPLINSTRHMANFINTISKEKDKTILVYDYLLTSIPFYSNAEYITLQSTHRTTDREVQFQNNEDWRKQLWDVNTPDVIANLKQLSKARHTFLLVRNKSELNENIQFLRNAFDQKKEYPKWTIFYNN, from the coding sequence GTGACCCTAAAAAATACTACTGACCGCTTTTATCTATTATTTATTTGTCTTGCATTTATTTGTCTCATCATTGGTTTAGGTTCTTATGGTCTTGCGGAAAGTAGTGAAGCCAGATATGCTGAAATCAGTCGTGAAATGTTTCTTTCAGGTGACTATCTAAATCCACAACTTTTAGGGATTTTTCATTTTCATAAGCCACCTATTACCTATTATATTACCTCTTTGGGCTATAAAATATTTGGTATCAATGAATTTGGCGCTAGATTTTTTCTTCAAGTTGCTATTGTAATTCAGCTTCTTCTAATTTATGGTTTAGCTCATTTACTATTTAGAAGTAGAAAAATTGCTTTTCTCTCCGGATTGATTTATTTCTCCATGCCTATTGTTCTTATATCAAGTCGAAACCTTACTACAGATGCATATTTAACCACCTTTATCATGGCAGCTATTTTTAGCTGGCAGTATTACATCAGCAATAAAAAGTTACCTTTTCTCTATCTGTTCTATATACTACTTGGGTTGTCACTTTTGACTAAAGGTCCGGTTGCACTCTTATTTGTTCTGGTATATATCTTCACCTATAAAATCATATGTAAATCTGGTTTTAAGATCAATACACATCATGTATTTGGTGTTTTAATATGCTTAACTATAGGAGCAAGTTGGTTTTTACTTTTAGTGGTTGAAAATCCAAAGCTCTGGGACTATTTTATTGAAAAACAAATTGCGGGAAGAATGACTGGTAGTTCTTTTAGTGAAAGAGCTAAACCTTTCTGGTATTTTATTCCCATAATATTTGGTTTACTTCTCCCCTGGCTAGTTGGAAGTATTCCTACTTTTAAATTTAAACTGAAATCTCTTTATAAGACAAAAAATCAATCTCTGGTTTTATTGATATCCAGTAGCCTGTTAATTCTACTTTTCTCAGTATTTCGTACCAAGCTTATATTATATATCCTTCCTGTATTTTGGATGATGGTTATTTATATAGCCAAACAATTAGAGAGCCTGGACAAGGAAAGTAAGAAATGCATAAGCCTGGTTTACTTGATAATTTTGACCATACTATTTATTGGTCTTCTTATTTGCTGGTTTTCTGAATTTGAGTTTATTAATATTCATACTTCAGCAATTATCACCTCCTTTTTAGTAACTATATTTTCTTTCGCTGTTCACTATTTCATAGAAAATGATAAAAAATATAAACCGGCAGTAGTTGGGGCTATTTTTAGTGGTGCTGTACTTTTAATTTCCAGCACTATTTTAAAAACAAATAGCCCATTAATTAACTCTACCCGACATATGGCAAATTTCATCAATACTATTTCAAAAGAGAAGGATAAAACCATCTTGGTTTACGACTATTTACTTACTTCTATTCCATTTTATTCTAATGCTGAATATATCACACTACAATCCACTCATAGAACAACAGATAGGGAAGTTCAATTTCAGAATAATGAGGATTGGAGGAAACAATTATGGGATGTGAATACTCCTGATGTAATAGCTAATCTTAAACAGTTATCCAAAGCCCGACATACTTTTCTTTTAGTTCGGAATAAATCGGAATTAAACGAAAATATCCAATTCTTGAGAAATGCGTTTGATCAAAAAAAGGAGTATCCTAAATGGACGATTTTTTACAATAATTAA
- a CDS encoding glycosyltransferase family 2 protein codes for MPNTLTIIVPVYNEEKNLTRVEKELQSYIDQCKLKITVLFVNDGSKDSSLQIIKQICTQNKTFNYLNFDKNYGLSTAIKAGFDHAESSLVGYIDSDLQTSPKDFNLLLEYIDDYDLVTGVRSNRKDSLIKNMSSKIANGIRRSFTQDGMDDTGCPLKIIKADYAKRIPMFQGLHRFLPAMILLQNGTVKQVPVQHFPRIAGKGKFGVWNRLLGPLADCIAYIWMKKKYINYKIADKA; via the coding sequence ATGCCAAATACACTCACCATAATTGTACCTGTTTACAACGAAGAAAAAAATCTGACCAGAGTAGAAAAAGAATTGCAGTCCTACATCGATCAATGTAAGCTCAAAATCACCGTTTTATTTGTAAATGATGGTTCAAAAGATTCAAGCTTGCAGATTATTAAGCAAATATGTACCCAGAACAAAACTTTCAATTATCTCAATTTTGATAAGAATTATGGATTGAGCACTGCTATTAAGGCAGGTTTTGATCATGCTGAAAGTTCGCTCGTTGGATATATTGATTCAGATCTTCAAACGAGTCCAAAAGACTTTAATCTTTTATTGGAATATATTGATGATTATGACCTAGTAACAGGAGTACGCTCCAACAGAAAAGATAGTTTAATAAAAAATATGTCCTCTAAAATAGCCAACGGTATTCGTAGAAGCTTTACTCAGGACGGGATGGATGATACCGGGTGCCCGCTCAAGATCATAAAAGCTGATTATGCTAAACGTATCCCCATGTTTCAAGGCTTACACCGCTTTTTACCAGCAATGATTCTGCTTCAAAATGGAACGGTAAAACAGGTGCCAGTGCAACATTTTCCAAGGATTGCGGGTAAAGGCAAATTTGGTGTCTGGAATCGTCTGCTTGGTCCTTTAGCAGATTGCATTGCCTATATATGGATGAAGAAAAAATATATCAATTATAAGATAGCAGACAAAGCATGA
- a CDS encoding sensor histidine kinase, with protein MILSGIVLFIYTKSLLENEIEEELYSNKDRVERLLKNNPDLVGIPPIMMAEKTEISEENVLIDTLIFDPLQDEVELFRQLSGTRNINGQEYKITVRAMVIESEDILSAIVLTFLSIIFLAFIFLFYLNKSRNEKLWQPFFVNLERLKSFSLKSDKPLELNDSDIVEFDELNKQMLALTSKVQADYRNLKQFTEDVSHEMQTPLAIMQAKIETLFDQQNINEKQYEQLSSLQFDIQRLKQLNNRLILLAKIDNNQFTADENISINETLKQSIDNFTEITQTRIALNGKDEITAIMDKALASILFNNLLTNAIKHNFGNQPISVVIEKNHVQVINAGTEGLSNPEYIFDRFYKESKKPDSTGLGLSIVKKICDFYGFLPSYRFHESSKKHIFQIEFDT; from the coding sequence TGAAATTGAAGAAGAGCTCTATTCCAATAAAGACCGGGTAGAGCGTTTGCTGAAAAACAATCCTGATCTCGTGGGAATCCCACCAATCATGATGGCTGAAAAAACTGAAATTTCAGAAGAAAATGTTCTTATTGACACACTTATTTTTGATCCGCTTCAGGATGAAGTAGAACTTTTCAGGCAATTATCTGGTACCAGGAATATTAATGGTCAAGAGTATAAAATAACGGTCCGGGCAATGGTTATTGAATCTGAAGATATTCTTTCTGCAATTGTCCTCACATTCCTGTCAATAATTTTCCTAGCTTTTATTTTCCTTTTTTATCTGAATAAATCCCGTAATGAAAAACTATGGCAACCATTTTTTGTGAATTTGGAACGCTTAAAAAGTTTCTCTTTAAAGTCTGATAAACCTTTAGAACTTAATGATTCAGATATTGTTGAGTTTGATGAACTGAACAAGCAAATGCTGGCATTAACTTCAAAAGTTCAGGCCGACTATCGAAATTTAAAACAATTTACCGAGGATGTCTCTCATGAAATGCAGACACCACTTGCAATTATGCAAGCTAAAATAGAAACGCTCTTTGATCAACAAAATATAAACGAAAAACAATATGAGCAGCTTAGCTCACTTCAGTTTGATATACAAAGACTTAAACAACTGAACAATCGGTTGATATTACTTGCCAAAATTGATAATAATCAGTTTACCGCAGATGAGAATATTTCGATAAATGAAACTCTTAAACAGTCAATTGATAATTTTACTGAGATCACTCAGACCAGGATAGCCCTTAATGGAAAGGATGAAATAACTGCTATTATGGACAAAGCGCTCGCTTCTATACTATTTAATAATCTATTGACCAATGCTATAAAACACAATTTTGGAAACCAGCCTATCAGTGTGGTTATCGAAAAGAACCATGTTCAAGTTATCAACGCCGGAACTGAAGGCCTAAGTAATCCAGAATATATTTTTGATCGTTTTTACAAAGAAAGTAAAAAACCAGATTCCACAGGTCTGGGTCTTTCCATAGTGAAGAAGATTTGTGACTTTTATGGGTTTTTACCTTCCTATAGATTTCATGAAAGCAGTAAAAAACATATTTTCCAGATTGAATTTGATACTTGA
- a CDS encoding membrane protein: MEKIILNKVAEITVLFWIMKIIATTLGETLGDYIAQTLALGYTLGILITLIFFVVVLVIQLYAKKYIPLYFWLVIIATTTLGTEISDFMDRSLGLGYTYGSLILFTGLLAILLIWYSNYKNLQVYPIFEKKKELFFWTAVLFSNSLGTAFGDYLGDVAGLSYLQGALITASIIAVVILLHYFTKLNQIFLFWIAFVFTRPFGATFGDFLTKPRDNGGMDLGTLPASLISIVLISILIYISHKKHHQKMMKESL; the protein is encoded by the coding sequence ATGGAAAAAATCATTTTAAACAAAGTTGCAGAAATAACTGTATTGTTCTGGATTATGAAAATTATCGCTACCACATTGGGCGAAACTTTAGGTGATTATATCGCACAGACTTTAGCACTCGGATATACTTTGGGTATTCTTATTACACTAATATTCTTTGTTGTGGTATTGGTTATTCAGCTTTATGCTAAGAAGTATATTCCGCTGTACTTTTGGCTTGTAATTATTGCTACCACAACCCTGGGGACCGAAATTTCAGATTTCATGGATAGGAGTCTGGGCCTTGGATATACTTACGGTAGTTTGATTTTATTTACTGGCCTCCTGGCAATACTATTAATATGGTATAGCAACTATAAAAACCTACAAGTCTATCCCATTTTTGAGAAGAAAAAGGAACTATTTTTTTGGACGGCCGTACTTTTTTCAAATAGTTTAGGAACGGCCTTTGGCGATTATCTCGGAGATGTGGCGGGACTAAGCTATTTGCAGGGAGCACTTATAACCGCTTCAATTATCGCAGTTGTAATTCTCTTGCACTACTTTACTAAGCTCAACCAGATTTTTCTGTTTTGGATAGCTTTTGTATTTACCAGACCTTTTGGGGCAACCTTCGGTGATTTTCTTACCAAACCTCGGGATAATGGAGGTATGGATTTGGGAACACTACCTGCTTCTTTAATCTCAATTGTGCTGATTTCCATTCTAATTTATATTTCACATAAAAAACATCATCAGAAGATGATGAAGGAATCTCTTTAG
- a CDS encoding universal stress protein, with protein sequence MKIIVPIDFSQSSKIGVEYAAKVAESLNSEIIFVHAYSEGYQYAGYGAIVYPVPDNFSSYQKLYKEKMLEFLENFPRLATIKYKSMVAPGRPSDIIYQLATEEKASLIIMGTEGAGEVEGYLAGTTSEKVSKDVPCPVLVVPEDLETFDLKRVCLALDSDNLKPDRELKVLANLLKAFNARLFIFHFSKIKDEVINEQEIKNYYEEFFNLQNISVHLFSEGKTEDKITGFLKDNIIDILALLYRKHDFIEKLTELGLRRKMIFKSEIPVLILK encoded by the coding sequence ATGAAAATAATAGTACCGATTGATTTTAGTCAAAGTTCCAAAATTGGAGTTGAGTATGCCGCAAAGGTGGCCGAATCTTTAAATTCAGAAATTATCTTTGTTCATGCCTATTCTGAAGGTTATCAATATGCCGGATATGGGGCTATAGTTTATCCGGTTCCCGACAATTTTAGTTCTTATCAGAAATTGTACAAAGAAAAAATGCTGGAATTTCTCGAAAATTTTCCACGTCTGGCGACAATAAAATATAAGAGTATGGTAGCCCCAGGAAGACCTTCAGATATAATTTATCAACTAGCAACAGAAGAAAAAGCCAGTTTGATAATTATGGGGACAGAAGGTGCAGGTGAGGTAGAAGGTTACCTCGCAGGAACTACCAGTGAAAAAGTGAGCAAGGATGTACCCTGCCCTGTGCTGGTAGTACCGGAAGATTTAGAAACTTTTGATTTAAAAAGAGTTTGTCTGGCGCTGGATTCAGATAATCTGAAACCTGATAGGGAACTAAAGGTTCTGGCTAATCTATTAAAGGCATTTAACGCACGCCTTTTTATATTTCATTTTTCCAAAATTAAAGATGAAGTTATTAATGAACAGGAGATTAAAAACTATTATGAGGAGTTTTTTAATCTGCAGAATATTTCTGTTCATCTTTTTTCCGAAGGGAAAACCGAAGATAAAATAACCGGTTTTTTGAAAGATAATATCATAGATATTTTGGCGCTACTTTACAGGAAACATGACTTTATAGAAAAACTAACTGAACTGGGGCTGAGAAGGAAAATGATTTTCAAATCAGAAATTCCTGTACTTATTTTAAAATAA
- a CDS encoding outer membrane beta-barrel family protein, whose translation MKVCLKKETLLLFFLFISTIAVGQGITVTGQVIEQDTQETLPFVTVSIFDATSLNIVTGTVTNESGQFTVELPTGNYLLKISFVGFETLERKITAGGLNPIFDLGKIELATSSESLDEVAIVAKRTTVSSDLDKKSFSLDDNVAQSGGSVLDAMKTMPGVTFDQEGKVVLRGSDKVVVLIDGKQSSLTGFGNQKGLSNIPAANIERIEIINNPSAKYDANGFAGIVNIIYKEEKQKGLNGDLGVSSGLGVLSKRKKDTPTDFGSYSINPKLIPSLNLNYRTEKLNYFLQTEIILQEALPNNEFTSRYYDDGRNIISQVPENRRQFRSIITGGVDYEISENDNITFSGMFDREKHIDTSQVAFINLDNNVRNRLYTWKEDEVTSFINAAVNYEHNFKQPGHKLSVNAQYTRGLEDESYFLNDSSTVRIGRDMTNIKAIEHTSSFSTDYARALSNGRIELGAKARFRRLPVDYTIERGNQSIIYPSLGDFSEWRENLFAAYGNYLLEKENFDIEAGLRAEQTDVSYQLDPENIYYDSNDNYNYFEFFPSVRFTYKLNNKNKLSAFYNRRIDRPGEPELRIFPKYDDPELLKVGNPYLRPQFTNSFELAHRYSWSSGSLFSAMYHREINGAYQRIFSIDDSNPQYDIVNRIYQNTGHSTNTGIELLFSQEIADYWKLNSSLNIYRNGIDDFQGTLLFPFERPFFIEESKDTAGDFKITNTFTFPWELEAQITGLWYSARNIPQGEELARSSIDVGFKKSIWDKKGEITLSASDLFNKFGLRQKINGQDFTALYENYYETQIVRLGFNYKF comes from the coding sequence ATGAAAGTATGCCTGAAGAAAGAAACTCTTCTTTTATTTTTCTTATTTATTTCAACCATTGCCGTAGGCCAGGGTATTACTGTTACAGGCCAGGTAATAGAACAAGATACGCAGGAAACACTCCCTTTTGTAACCGTATCTATTTTTGATGCAACTAGTCTAAACATAGTAACAGGTACCGTAACCAATGAATCTGGCCAGTTTACGGTAGAACTGCCTACCGGAAATTATCTACTGAAAATATCATTTGTAGGTTTTGAAACGCTAGAAAGAAAAATAACTGCCGGTGGACTTAACCCTATTTTTGATTTGGGAAAAATTGAGCTTGCCACTTCTTCAGAATCGCTGGATGAAGTAGCTATTGTTGCAAAACGAACAACAGTCTCTTCAGATCTTGACAAAAAATCTTTTAGCCTTGATGATAATGTAGCACAATCTGGCGGATCTGTACTAGATGCCATGAAAACTATGCCTGGAGTAACTTTTGACCAGGAAGGAAAAGTGGTGCTTCGCGGAAGTGATAAAGTAGTGGTGCTCATTGATGGAAAACAGTCCAGTTTAACCGGGTTTGGTAATCAAAAAGGCCTTTCTAATATTCCCGCGGCTAATATTGAACGTATCGAAATCATCAATAATCCATCGGCAAAGTATGACGCCAATGGATTTGCGGGAATCGTCAATATCATTTATAAGGAGGAAAAGCAAAAAGGGCTTAATGGTGATTTGGGAGTATCTTCTGGTTTAGGTGTTTTGTCTAAGAGAAAAAAAGACACCCCCACAGATTTTGGCAGCTACTCGATCAACCCCAAACTTATTCCCAGCCTGAATCTTAATTACCGTACCGAAAAACTGAATTATTTTCTGCAAACAGAAATTATTCTACAGGAAGCTTTACCAAATAATGAATTTACTTCTAGATATTATGACGATGGCAGAAACATCATCTCCCAAGTTCCGGAAAACCGCAGACAATTTCGAAGCATTATAACCGGAGGTGTTGACTATGAAATTTCAGAAAATGACAACATTACTTTTTCAGGAATGTTTGATCGGGAGAAACACATTGACACTTCTCAAGTGGCATTTATCAATTTAGACAATAATGTGCGTAACCGTTTATATACTTGGAAGGAAGATGAGGTGACCAGTTTTATCAATGCGGCTGTTAATTATGAGCATAATTTTAAGCAACCAGGTCATAAACTCTCCGTAAATGCTCAATATACGCGGGGATTGGAAGATGAAAGTTATTTTTTAAACGATAGTTCTACGGTTCGTATAGGTCGGGACATGACAAATATTAAGGCCATTGAGCATACTAGCAGTTTTTCTACAGATTATGCGAGGGCGCTAAGCAATGGGAGGATAGAATTGGGTGCAAAAGCTCGCTTTAGAAGACTTCCTGTGGATTATACTATAGAACGTGGGAACCAAAGTATTATATATCCCAGTCTGGGCGATTTTTCAGAATGGAGAGAAAATCTTTTTGCTGCCTACGGAAATTACCTGCTGGAAAAAGAAAATTTTGATATAGAAGCTGGCTTAAGGGCAGAACAGACTGATGTTTCCTATCAACTGGACCCAGAAAATATTTATTATGATTCTAACGATAACTATAATTATTTTGAATTTTTTCCCAGTGTACGCTTTACCTATAAACTAAATAACAAAAACAAACTTTCCGCTTTTTACAACCGTCGTATCGACCGGCCAGGAGAACCTGAATTGCGCATTTTCCCTAAATATGACGACCCGGAACTGCTTAAAGTGGGAAATCCCTATTTACGACCACAATTTACCAACAGTTTTGAATTGGCGCATCGTTATTCCTGGAGTTCGGGATCCTTATTTTCTGCGATGTATCACCGCGAAATTAATGGGGCATACCAGCGTATTTTCAGTATTGATGACAGTAATCCACAATACGATATCGTAAATAGAATTTATCAAAATACAGGGCATAGCACCAACACCGGTATTGAATTATTATTCAGTCAGGAAATTGCCGATTATTGGAAACTAAACTCAAGTTTAAATATTTATAGAAATGGTATTGATGATTTTCAGGGAACTTTATTGTTTCCTTTTGAGCGACCATTTTTCATAGAAGAGTCTAAAGATACCGCTGGGGATTTTAAGATAACCAATACGTTTACTTTTCCTTGGGAACTGGAAGCTCAAATTACGGGGCTTTGGTACAGTGCCCGAAACATTCCCCAGGGAGAAGAGCTCGCTCGTTCTTCTATTGATGTAGGTTTTAAAAAATCAATTTGGGATAAAAAAGGTGAGATCACTTTATCTGCATCAGATCTGTTCAACAAATTTGGTTTGAGACAAAAGATCAACGGTCAGGATTTTACGGCTCTGTATGAAAATTATTATGAGACTCAAATTGTAAGACTTGGTTTCAACTATAAATTTTGA
- a CDS encoding asparaginase domain-containing protein yields the protein MIHIITTGGTIEGLDYENPENKTEQSEIAIREFLDLANVSFPYIIERAFSKDSRSITDEDRNFLLKKIKASNAEKILITHGTFTMEDTATYFGKEELKKTIVLVGSFILGSSANTDASFNLGYAICALQFLKPDVYVVMNGRIFHWSNVTKNLESNKFEPKNE from the coding sequence ATGATACATATTATTACAACAGGAGGAACCATTGAAGGCTTGGATTATGAAAACCCAGAAAATAAAACAGAGCAAAGCGAAATAGCGATTAGAGAATTTCTTGACCTGGCCAATGTCTCGTTTCCCTATATTATCGAAAGGGCATTTTCTAAGGATAGCCGATCAATTACCGATGAAGACAGGAATTTTTTGTTAAAAAAAATAAAAGCTTCCAATGCAGAAAAAATTTTAATAACCCATGGGACTTTTACTATGGAAGATACCGCGACTTATTTTGGAAAGGAAGAACTTAAAAAGACTATCGTCCTTGTCGGCTCCTTTATTTTAGGATCATCTGCAAACACCGATGCTTCATTCAATTTAGGCTATGCAATCTGCGCTTTACAATTTTTAAAACCTGATGTTTATGTGGTTATGAATGGCAGGATTTTTCATTGGAGCAATGTTACCAAAAATCTGGAATCAAACAAGTTTGAGCCTAAAAATGAATAA